From a single Drosophila sulfurigaster albostrigata strain 15112-1811.04 chromosome 3, ASM2355843v2, whole genome shotgun sequence genomic region:
- the LOC133844313 gene encoding ataxin-1, giving the protein MCAFGYLLFFALLLTTILVLSIILATSSKRSMMDSLILVFNYTQNVQQLQQQQYDEFLQHQQQQQEQLQQQQPQHLYKPKLF; this is encoded by the coding sequence ATGTGCGCTTTTggttatttattgtttttcgcTTTATTGCTGACAACAATTTTGGTGCTTTCGATAATACTTGCGACCTCCTCGAAGAGATCCATGATGGATAGTCTTATACTAGTTTTCAATTACACTCAGAAtgtgcagcagttgcagcagcaacaatacgACGAATTTctacagcatcagcaacaacaacaagaacaactccaacaacaacagccacagcatcTATATaagcccaaattattttga
- the LOC133845419 gene encoding uncharacterized protein LOC133845419 — protein sequence MWAPFILILFFNGGFSTQITRFTNLKCKVLDPSYCVYDKCHLTILGRGIVGINVDAKLLKGPFNNAKVNLSLWRKFNGFRPFMFNVTFDFCKFMLKSNAALSFQKIFLDALSTQSNLNHSCPYEKEIVVRDLVIQNDFLKFLPLPSGEYQIQIIAATDNEWKTKVDVTGLLEE from the exons ATGTGGGCTCCGtttattcttatattatttttcaacgGCGGCTTTTCGACCCAAATTACGCGTTTTACAAACCTAAAGTGTAAAGTGTTGGATCCATCCTATTGCGTATATGATAAGTGTCACCTTACAATACTTGGTCGAGGAATTGTGGGAATAAACGTGGATGCAAAACTGTTAAAAGGACCCTTTAATAATGCGAAG GTAAACCTCAGTCTTTGGCGTAAATTCAATGGTTTTCGTCCATTTATGTTCAATGTGACCTttgatttttgcaaatttatgctAAAATCGAATGCCGCCTTGtcatttcaaaaaatatttttggatgCTCTCTCTACGCAATCAAATCTAAATCACTCTTGTCCATATGag AAGGAAATTGTGGTGCGTGATTTGGTAATCCAGAACGATTTTTTGAAGTTCTTGCCATTACCATCTGGGGAgtatcaaattcaaataattgcaGCTACGGATAATGAATGGAAAACTAAAGTTGATGTAACGGGCTTATTAGAGGAATGA
- the LOC133841000 gene encoding superoxide dismutase [Mn], mitochondrial has product MFLARNITKAAWATVRSKHTLPKLPYDYAALEPIICREIMELHHQKHHQTYVNNLNAAEEQLEDAKSKSDTTKLIQLAPALRFNGGGHINHTIFWQNLSPNKSTPSDDLKNAIESQWKSFEDFKKELSTLTVAVQGSGWGWLGYNRKTGKLQLAALPNQDPLEASTGLIPLFGIDVWEHAYYLQYKNVRPSYVEAIWDIANWDDISCRFQEAKKLL; this is encoded by the exons ATGTTTTTGGCACGCAACATTACTAAAGCAGCATG gGCCACTGTGCGCTCTAAGCATACGCTTCCCAAGCTGCCATACGATTATGCAGCACTGGAACCAATCATTTGCCGTGAAATAATGGAACTCCATCATCAGAAGCATCATCAGACCTATGTCAACAATCTAAATGCCGCCGAAGAACAGTTGGAGGATGCCAAGAGCAAGAGTGATACTACTAAACTGATTCAGTTGGCACCCGCCCTGCGCTTTAATGGCGGTGGTCACATCAACCATACCATTTTTTGGCAAAATCTTTCTCCAAATAAGTCAACGCCAAGCGATGACCTGAAGAATGCCATCGAATCCCAGTGGAAGAGTTTTGAGGATTTCAAAAAGGAGCTGAGCACTCTTACCGTTGCCGTTCAAGGTTCCGGCTGGGGCTGGCTAGGCTACAATAGAAAGACTGGAAAGTTGCAGCTTGCGGCTTTGCCTAACCAAGATCCATTGGAGGCTTCAACTGGTCTAATTCCTTTATTCGGCATCGATGTCTGGGAGCACGCTTACTATTTGCAGTACAAAAATGTGCGACCATCTTATGTTGAGGCCATCTGGGATATTGCTAATTGGGATGACATCTCATGCCGTTTCCAGGAAGCCAAGAAGCTCTTATAG
- the LOC133845663 gene encoding uncharacterized protein LOC133845663 isoform X2, with protein sequence MWAPFILLLFFNGGLSTRMHRFTNLKCTVLDPSYCVYDKCHLTILGRGIVGINVDAKLLKGPFNNAKVNLSLWRKFNGFRPFMFNVTFDFCKFMLKSNAALSFQKIFLDAVGTKSNLNHSCPYKKEIVVRDLVFENDFLKFLPLPSGEYQIQLIAATDNEWKTKVDVNVLLEE encoded by the exons ATGTGGGCTCCgtttattcttttattatttttcaacgGCGGCTTATCGACCCGAATGCATCGTTTTACAAACCTAAAGTGTACAGTGCTGGATCCATCCTATTGCGTATATGATAAGTGTCACCTTACAATACTTGGTCGAGGAATTGTGGGAATAAACGTGGATGCAAAACTGTTAAAAGGACCCTTTAATAATGCGAAG GTAAACCTCAGTCTTTGGCGTAAATTCAATGGTTTTCGTCCATTTATGTTCAATGTGACCTttgatttttgcaaatttatgctAAAATCGAATGCCGCCTTGtcatttcaaaaaatatttctggATGCTGTCGGTACGAAATCGAATCTAAATCACTCTTGTCCTTATAAg AAGGAAATTGTGGTGCGTGATTTGGTATTCGAGAACGATTTTTTGAAGTTCTTGCCATTACCATCTGGGGAgtatcaaattcaattaattgcgGCTACAGACAATGAATGGAAAACTAAAGTGGATGTAAATGTCTTATTAGAGGAATGA
- the LOC133845784 gene encoding uncharacterized protein LOC133845784: MWAPIILLLFFNGGLSTRMARFTNLKCKVLDPSYCVYDKCHLKMLGRGIVGINVEAKLLKGPFNNAKVNLSLWRKFNGFRPFMFNVTFDFCKFMLKSNAALSFQKIFLDAVGTKSNLNHSCPYKKEIVVRDLVFENDFLKFLPLPSGEYQIQLIAATDNDWKTKVDVNFFLEENYKNS; this comes from the exons ATGTGGGCTCCgattattcttttattatttttcaacgGCGGCTTGTCAACCCGAATGGCTCGTTTTACAAACCTAAAGTGTAAAGTGCTGGATCCATCTTATTGCGTATATGATAAGTGTCACCTTAAAATGCTTGGCCGAGGAATTGTGGGAATAAACGTGGaagcaaaacttttaaaaGGTCCCTTCAATAATGCAAAG GTAAACCTCAGTCTTTGGCGTAAATTCAATGGTTTTCGTCCATTTATGTTCAATGTGACCTttgatttttgcaaatttatgctAAAATCGAATGCCGCCTTGtcatttcaaaaaatatttctggATGCTGTCGGTACGAAATCGAATCTAAATCACTCTTGTCCTTATAAg AAGGAAATTGTGGTGCGTGATTTGGTATTCGAGAACGATTTTTTGAAGTTCTTGCCATTACCATCTGGGGAgtatcaaattcaattaattgcgGCTACGGACAATGATTGGAAGACTAAAGTGgatgtaaatttttttttagaggaAAATTATAAGAACAGTTAG
- the LOC133840999 gene encoding LOW QUALITY PROTEIN: superoxide dismutase [Mn], mitochondrial-like (The sequence of the model RefSeq protein was modified relative to this genomic sequence to represent the inferred CDS: deleted 1 base in 1 codon), with translation MFLARNITKAAWATVRSKYTLPKLPYDYAALEPIICREIMELHHQKHHQTYVNNLNAAEEQLEDAKSKSDTTKLIQLAPALRFNGGGHINHTIFWQNLSPNKSTPSDDLKNAIESQWKSFEDFKKELSTLTVAVQGSGWGWLGYNRKTGKLQLAALPNQDPLEASTGLIPLFGIDVWEHAYYLQYKNVRPSYVEAIWDIANWGHISCRFQEAKKLL, from the exons ATGTTTTTGGCACGCAACATTACCAAAGCAGCATG gGCCACTGTGCGCTCTAAGTATACGCTTCCCAAGCTGCCATACGATTATGCAGCACTGGAACCAATCATTTGCCGTGAAATAATGGAACTCCATCATCAGAAGCATCATCAGACCTATGTCAACAATCTAAATGCCGCCGAAGAACAGTTGGAGGATGCCAAGAGCAAGAGTGATACTACTAAACTGATTCAGTTGGCACCCGCCCTGCGCTTTAATGGCGGTGGTCACATCAACCATAccatt ttttggcaaaatcTTTCTCCAAATAAGTCAACGCCAAGCGATGACCTGAAGAATGCCATCGAATCCCAGTGGAAGAGTTTTGAGGATTTCAAAAAGGAGCTGAGCACTCTTACCGTTGCTGTTCAAGGTTCCGGCTGGGGCTGGCTAGGCTACAATAGAAAGACTGGAAAGTTGCAGCTTGCGGCTTTGCCTAACCAAGATCCATTGGAGGCTTCAACTGGTCTAATTCCTTTATTCGGCATCGATGTCTGGGAGCACGCTTACTATTTGCAGTACAAAAATGTGCGACCATCTTATGTTGAGGCCATCTGGGATATTGCTAATTGGGGTCACATCTCATGCCGTTTCCAAGAAGCCAAGAAGCTCTTATAG
- the LOC133845663 gene encoding uncharacterized protein LOC133845663 isoform X1 has protein sequence MEMKGFEVGHVMWAPFILLLFFNGGLSTRMHRFTNLKCTVLDPSYCVYDKCHLTILGRGIVGINVDAKLLKGPFNNAKVNLSLWRKFNGFRPFMFNVTFDFCKFMLKSNAALSFQKIFLDAVGTKSNLNHSCPYKKEIVVRDLVFENDFLKFLPLPSGEYQIQLIAATDNEWKTKVDVNVLLEE, from the exons atggaaatgaaag GTTTTGAAGTTGGTCACGTCATGTGGGCTCCgtttattcttttattatttttcaacgGCGGCTTATCGACCCGAATGCATCGTTTTACAAACCTAAAGTGTACAGTGCTGGATCCATCCTATTGCGTATATGATAAGTGTCACCTTACAATACTTGGTCGAGGAATTGTGGGAATAAACGTGGATGCAAAACTGTTAAAAGGACCCTTTAATAATGCGAAG GTAAACCTCAGTCTTTGGCGTAAATTCAATGGTTTTCGTCCATTTATGTTCAATGTGACCTttgatttttgcaaatttatgctAAAATCGAATGCCGCCTTGtcatttcaaaaaatatttctggATGCTGTCGGTACGAAATCGAATCTAAATCACTCTTGTCCTTATAAg AAGGAAATTGTGGTGCGTGATTTGGTATTCGAGAACGATTTTTTGAAGTTCTTGCCATTACCATCTGGGGAgtatcaaattcaattaattgcgGCTACAGACAATGAATGGAAAACTAAAGTGGATGTAAATGTCTTATTAGAGGAATGA